A window of Triplophysa dalaica isolate WHDGS20190420 chromosome 12, ASM1584641v1, whole genome shotgun sequence genomic DNA:
atgtgcacaaaaatgAACGAGTGATATGTGAGGAACTCACAGCGCCATCTCCGCCTCCATTTCTTTCAAACGCTCTTCTCCAGATTTTAAAGCCATCTTGAGCTTctcctgcaaaacaaacaaaccagtcATTAGGTTTGTCACACTCGCAATATAGCAACACTGTCAACAACAATGATATTAATGATGACAatgattattatattttttgtgtcagTATCTGGTCTCTCCAACATAGTAGGTGGTGGTTTTGCACCCGGTTAACAATTTAAGATATTATGTAacggttctctctctctctctatcaaacagaaaactgaaaataaactaaatttaaGATAAATTTAAGCTGAAAcacgtttaaaataaataaatacgtgCATAGTGTGTACTACGGATACAGTGGTCTTAACAAGACAATTGTGTAGTGAAAATCTGCTAACGTTACTGTGGAAACCCTGACATAAGACACTACTGAGTCCGGCAATAAACATTATATACAGCTAGATTTTGACACAGAGCCAATctatttaaataagaaaataatgaagttaaatctaattttaaacaacatacacAGAGACGTCAGGACGAACATCATTAATACGTAACGTTAACGTTATATCAGTAAATGATTCAATGTTTAGATGATGCCACATGATTCTGTTTAAACGAGTAAAACGAAATAGGACAAAATCTCAAAACTACGTTGCAGTATAagactgataaaaaaaaaacacttacagTGATCGctgtagaaataaaatatttcagacaACCATgcaggaaaataaaatacaacaaaacagaTCACATAAACCGGATCTTCATCATCTGCTTCCGTCGCGATAGTTTTTGTTGCGCTTGCCGTCCAACGCTTGTGGTGCTTTATCGCCACCTGCTGAGTTGGAGTTTGAACCGAATGAAAACGAAAGAAAAGTCCATTCATCTTCCATTCATCACTACATCTTTGTCAGAGCACGTGGGTATGGCTATGATGGTTAAACCTAAATCTTATTCCGTCtccttatttttttaacagtgtttaatataatattgtatGATCTTTACAGGCGATGTGCTTTCATACATGCTGGATGACTTGGACtgctatatttatttttggtagGTTTTTACATTCACAATGTGGTTACAAAACGTTACACTAAATTCGGTATTACGCGCGAGTAACTTGGTAAatccagaaatatttttttaaatacatcgAGCACTTAATAAAGCAGTGTACTCACTTAtagtttaaattatatatatatatatataaatccatATGGTGTGCATATATTGCGGGATGGCCCCAACTGAAACCCATTCGTTTTTTCTACttattacaaataatgtttCTATTGTCCATTATAGTGACAAAATCGTTTTCCAAAACGCAACAATTTCAAAAACCATAATGTACCTACTTAGTACCTGTTCAAACCCAAAGGTACTGTATTAAAACCATGGTTTGCCTATATTAatcaatacacacaaacatgtttagTACACTTTTaccacaaacaaaaacttggTCAAATTTCGTAAGACTACAGATTATAGTCAAATTACTTAGCTGCATAAATCGTTTTATATGCAGGACAAAGGTCTGAAaggcattaaaataataaataatttaaagttatAGACGCAGACATTTTTCACAATATActaggggtgggcgatatggacaaaaaataatatctaGATATTTTTGGTGATTTTAACGATAACGATAATTACACgatatccattaaaaatgtgatttaaaaaggcaatttaaatagatttaaaaaaaagagttaattcatcactgatgataataatgggcacaatgtaaaatgaaaacattgcttatttattttctttaacatgtaagtattgaagtaaaaacaattcaaagacatACAAAATACTAATTGAACTAGTGTAAGAACATCAAACTCTGAGTAAACATTCAGTTGTACACCTCTGCTGTAATGTAAATTGTGCAGCATACAAGcaagatgaaataataataataatgaacaaatagcATCTGTAAATAAAGTACTCTGATCTGTAACATATTGCACACAACCATGTTTCCTTAGGGCCTTATTGCCTTACCACCTATGGCCTTATTGAACAAATACCTAACTTCAAGTACTGCCCAGTACAAAGATTGcacaaaaatcaaaaggaaaatCTGCCCAAAAGGTGCACTTCCAAATCAgattatcttaaataatataatatacatttgttaacaaatgacatcaaagtaaacAAGGTCCACAATTTACAGACAAATAAACTATAGTCACTATTATTAAAGCACACACTGGCATGGACAGATTCTGAAACTTTATAGAACATTATAGGCAAACTGCTCACTGTTCACATGTAGATTTAGTTCAAATTATGAGCCAAGACAAATCCGTCATGATAATACAGAATGTACTCGGgtcttgtcttttaaatgaaagagctTGTTGTGCAGTATTCAGTCGCCGCTTCTGATTCTCCAGAAGTCGGCTTCGCGCAtaagctacacaaacacaagagcgCGAGGCAACATGACGTCATCGTGGAGTCGGCGGTCAGGTAAACAGTTAAGAAACTCCCCTTCCGCGCTCGCGTTCACGTGCCAGGCACGTTCTCGCGTGAATAATTACGAAACAGCTCTCTAGTCACAGATTTCGATGGGTCACAGATTTCGGCACAGCGCCGGTGTTCAACTTGCGGGCGGCCATTCGCTTACCATGCCTGTGAGAGAGATGACGACGTGTATGCGCAGAACAGCAATCACGTGACGCCCTGCTGCAGCCTCTGAATGTGTGGCGTTTTAATGCGTGTTTTTTCGGAGTAATTTAAATACTCGATAATGAGAATTTGCACATCGTTTACACAACAAACTCGATATTATCGCAGACGATATATATCGCCCACCTCTACAATATACAGCAATAATCATGGTGGACCCCTATACTAGGACTGTTGCCCCAGTGTCTCCACATGTACCTCCCATATGGCAGGATGTGGTCTCCGTAACACACTCTCCAAGAGGAGAGCAGTGTTTTCCCCAGTGCTACAGGCTCGGACGGCGCCTCACTTTGAAGGCGTACACCTCTGTCCGTGATGACTGTCAGTACAGGCTTCTCAGTATGTCCACTACTGTTACGTTTGAAGATTACGTCTCGCTGTACTGCTCACTTGTGACTCGCCAAGCTAGTCAGTGTTGCTCAGCTTGAGGTTGTGATACGGCTCAGCGCCGTGTCGTGTAGAGATAggtccccagtctgtctctcaacacaacgtcgagagaccgactgaaagTGAACGTCTCGGTTCATGCTCAAATGCTCAAATCACGTATCTGTGGTACCTACCGTACCTTTATTATCCTTAGTCTAAAATATTCACAGTCTAAAAAGTAGAAAATATTAGTCTTACTGTCTGTGGTTTTATTGAAGTAACCCCTGTTAAACTTATGAAGTTTAACAATCTGAACAATAATACCTTTTCACATTTCACAAGCTGTTTAttactgaaaaaacaacaatgttACCCTGCCTGTGGCCTACTATTgtatattaacataaaatatacagtaaaatgaagataaaacaACTTGTGCCACAAAATCTCACGAGATTACAATGTGACAAGATTTCCCGTCAAGGTGTTGTGATCTCAGCATGATATCCAGCCATTAAATGCTGAGTGCCGCTCCATTTTGCATCTGCCAGAAAAAGCTAGAAGAATCCCAAACATATACAGTGTAAGCGGTaaaaaatttgaacaaaattagaaaaaaaagaattgtagGGAAAATCACTGTACTGTTAACAATTTTCTGCCATTCTGTGAACAATATTTATTCATGTAATCCATAAAAAAGTAACAGTAGTCTGATTAAGAGTATTGTATaggcaatatactgtatattacattgTAAAAGACATCATTGaagcatatattttatatgttagaTTATGTTTTGGTCCCCATATTTAAATTATTCCGAGCATTGTTGGCATGCCCTGGTTAGTtactattttaatttgaaaccCGCCATGTTTTAATCTTTCAGTATATCTCACCCGTCACTGTTTTCATGTGATCTCTTCAGCACACAGCCCCTTACTGTGGTCCGGAGGGAGTTCTCAGGAGGTTCTTGTGAAGAAGGTTGTAGCTGCTCCAGGTTCAGATGCTGTGCTCAGTTGCTTGTTTCCTGTTCAACCAAATATAGATTTTGAAATGTTAGTTATAAACTGGCAGCATGGTGATACAGTGGTGCACAGCTTCTATCGAAACAGTGATCAGCTTGAAAAACAGAATGAAGTTTACAAAGGACGAACATCTCTCTTCCAAGACCAGTTACAGGCAGGAAATGCATCACTAATGTTAACTGACATTCAGCCAGAACATAATGGAGAATATAAGTGTTATGTGACATGCAACATTGGACCATTTGATGAACAGACGGTGCATTTGCTTGTAGCAGGTGAGTGAGGTAACACGTTTACAAGTAGTAAGCTGTAAAGCCTTTAGCACAATTCTTATTGTTACCGCAGACTGAAACTACACACTTTAttttagttgtcagttaactaatATGATCTTTTTCAACCCCTCAAGCTCCATACGATGAACCTGAAATTGCAGTTCAGTATCTCTGCGAGAATATCATCATCAGTCTTTCATCTCATGGTTTTCCTAAACCTGTTGTGACTTGGTCTGCACCCTTGGGATATGAAAATACAACACTTATACTTGACAGTAGAGGGCGCTATAGACTGCAAAGCAACATGACCTTGAACCTGAACTCCACAGAAACTGTGAGAGTAGAGATGAGCCTGGATGTGCTGTCACAAAAGTTCAGCAGATCACTTACACTACATCCTCATCCAGGTATTTCACAACAATAGATTTTTATTAGTTTtctaaacatttctgtaaaaataatactttgagatttatttataaacaagcTAAAAAATGATTAGGGATAATTCTGTATTATCAATTTAACAAGTGcatttatttagcagacactttcatcTAAAGCGAATTGATAATGAAGAAAATGTTGTGAGTTACTAAGCCTAAAAGGATTTGAAAtcctgatatatatatatatatatatattacttttttatactaaattaattaatatattatgAATGGAtacatatataacatttataattttttttatttattttatgctgtAAAACAATATTGGTTAAACCAACTTGGTTATGGCACCTATCGcattaacaaatattaaagcgatagtttacttaaaagttttttttattctttactcAACCTTGTGTAATCCTGAACAAAACAGCTGACACTGAAACATGTACTGACACAAAacccctgagacatttctccaaacaaTATACCGGTCTTGTACCGGTTTTGAACGAcatcagggtgaataaatgatgacagaatttttgtctTTGATCAACTATTTCTATGAGAAATTAAACTCTGATGTAAACCAAATGAATTGTCCTTTATAGTTAGACATGTTTAAACTTCACACTTTGAATCAGCATAATTAAAGCTGCATCCTAATTACAAATTTGCTTATTCCATAGCATGCTGTAAAGAACAAAGTCCACGGTGCAGGATTGGGTTTGGCATCGCTCTATTGGTATTAATACCTGCTGTCTTAATGCTGCTGTTTCAGAGAAAGCAATGAACATATCgacttacacaaaaaaatgtatatattttttttaatctgattaTGCTTTAATATCGGCTTCATGGTGCAGAGAGAATTGAAGTCTGTTCTTACTTTTTTGTCCTCTTTGTATTCCATTTTTATGGCAGttatattgttgttttgtgtgtatttgtgggtCTTTAATAGTCTGAAGGAGAGTCTGATTCAAAACGGCATCAAGCATCATCATCGATAGGTGTTTcttgtataactgcatctactcatgtattgcactataacttcaataactcatgtactgcactgtacctttaataaccgcatcaactcatctactgcactgttactTTAAAAGCTAATGTCTGTGACTAATACACACTCaaatcacttgcactattgtatagtctataatgttatctgttcataaccacctgtacattaatgttcacagtatatatccttctgtatatattgtccttagtacataccgactgtcacattctcatagtacatgcccattgtatagtattttcctaatattgtattctgtatttattaacactgtatatcctgcacttgctaattgcacttctggttagacctaaactacatttcgttacactgtacttgtatatgtgtaatgacaataaagttgaatctaatctaatcttctTCTCCAAACACATCATCATGGACTGGAACTATACCTCTTTCTCTATTAATATTATGGAAACTCGTCAGTGAAGTTATCGTCAGTGTTTGTTCATAATGCACTTTATACTTTCTTTACTTAAACCATTAGCTCATGCTTTAACCACAAATATAGTTAGTATCTGTCTATATATTCATTTTCTTGTCTTAAGAGTTTTATCCTCTGCTCCACAACAGGTGAATATTCCTTTATATTTGCCCTATTTGGATTCATGTCATTCTCTGCAACAGCAAGACCTGGCCAAAATAGCCACAGTGCAAGCTTGATTTAACCTTATTCCTTAAGAACAataaagagtttaaaaaaaattgtagtgAGACAAAAACATACTGCTTTACAAGCATGCATAttgagtgtgtgaatgtgtgcaaATACAGATGATAcgtttattaaaacacaaacctaACATCTGCACAATTTGACAACAAAATGAAGAACTTTTTTTGAATCAGATGAAAGATTTCACCTTGTAACTGCACTGATCCAATAAATCACGGCCACGAATCATACAGATGTcttttagacttttattttgctctctctTTCCTGTGTCGATCCGAAGATGTCACGGTCTAAGAAAGACACCGTgaaaactacaaataaaagaCATATACAACTTAAACACACCTCTTTTACAACAGAATCCCATAACAAATAGTCCAACTTGCCTCATTGTTACAATACAGAACACgttacattacacacattaaagcacataaactcaaacataaaaattataacatgcaacaaatataaaaaaataccgTGTGCGCCTTTAGGACCATATGCAGAGATTATACATTTTGAAGGAGCCGCACGTGTTACGACCTGTTCGCATCCATTGCTCTCTGACCCACAGTTCTTCACTCCCTCTCTTAGTCATGTGACGCATTACGCATTATTAAAGTAACATTACATACAgaaaagcttttcatttttaaacacaatataaacaatttataatcaacaattttctctaaacattgtattttaaccATGTTTCAAAAAACCTCAATGAACTTTACAAATCATATCAATAAGCATTACAATATGTCATCGGACATTTACACTCCCATCAAATTACTATGATTTATGATGAACttcaataaatgtttgaataaatccagtaattttcaaaatcaaacatcagaacaaattgtgtttttacttaTCCATGTTCATGTTAAATGAGTACTTCAAATTCCATGCATTATTGCATTTAGAGATTACCACACAAATTTAGTTGTTTTCTACAAGCACAACCAATTTATGAATTGGACGTTCAAGAATagaaaaattattgtttttgcttttgCCCTCTTTACTCGCCTTTCTATCGCCTAATTGAATTGTGACCTTTCGCACCAATCCATCTTCATCTGTACGAACATCAAGCACTCTTCCTAGTCTCCAGCCATTGCGTGGAAGTGCGTCCTCTTGGAGAATGACAACATCTCCGATTTTTACATTTCGTTTTGCGGAATGCCAGCGCTGTCTGAGTGCTATGTTTGCCAAGTACTCCCTTTTCCATCTACCCCAGAATTGCTCTGTCAAGTACTGGACTCTACGCCACCTTTTTTTGGAATAAAGGTCTTCTGCTTCAAATTTTCCTGGTGGTGGCAGCGGTACAGAAGCTTTCATGGTGAGCAAGTGGTTTGGGGTAAGAGGCTCTAGGCTCTTTGGGTCATTAATGGTATCAGTGGTGAGTGGACGGCAATTTATGATAGACATGGCTTCATAAAGGAAGGTTCTTAAGGAAGCATCATCTAATCTGCCAGCACTTTGAGAGAGGACCCAATTTAAGACACTCCTAATTGTTCTGATCTGCCTTTCCCAAATACCCCCCATGTGGCTGGCATCAGGTACATTGAATGTAAAGTCACATTGTTTTTGGGCTAAGTATGCAGTTAGTCTCTCTTTGTCCAACTCGTTAAGTGCCTTCGTCAGTTCATTCTTTGCCCCAATGAAATTTGTGCCTTGATCTGACCGGATTTCTCTTACAGCACCACGGATTGCTATAAAACTCCGCAGAGCATTTATGAAAGCATCAGTAGTAAGGTCTTCCAGCATTTCCACATGAATTGCTCTAGAAGAGAGACAGGTGAATATGAGGCCATATCTCTTGTACTCTTTACGGCCTTGCTTGGTGTGAAATGGCCCGAAACAATCCATGCCACAGTAGGAAAACGGTGGCGAGGGATCAACACGGTTAGCAGGTAGGTCTGCCATCTTCTGTGTTTCTGTTGGCCTGCGAGCTCTTCTGCATGTAACGCACTGCTTAATGTAGTTAGCTACAACTTTACTGCCACCAACAATCCAGTAACCGTTAGCTCTCAGTTCGTTAAGGGTTTGCCCTCTGCCTTGGTGTTGAGTTTTCTCATGGCAGTGACCCAAAATTAGACGTGTCACCGAACCATTCTTTGGCAGGATTATTGGATGCTTCAAGTCCAAAGGTGAGGAAGCTTTGGTTAAACGCCCCCCTACTCTGAGAACGCCATCGTGCAGCACTGGATCAAGCTGGAAAAATTGATTGTTATTTGGAAGTTTGCCATGACTTAGtgtttccatttctttttcGAATGCATCCTTTTGTGCCAATTTTATAAGCGCGACacctgctttctttaagtcctcGACATTTATGGGCTTTGGGAATTTGTTTCCTTTAGCTAGTTGCTGGATTCGAGCGACCACTTTCAATGCTGTATGCCATTTTGAGAACCGACTGAATCTGTCCAAAAATTGTTCTTCCTTTTCTAGCTTGGTTTGTAGTACCTGTGTCACTTTTACTTCAGGATCACCCACCAAGAGCTCTGGATCTGACTCCGACGTGACAATCTCTCTTTCCCACAAAAACTTGGGTCCAGTAAACCAATTTGAACTGATCAACTCTGACACACTGAGGCCTCTGGAGGCATGGTCTGCTGGATTACTGTCACTATCAACGTAGTACCACTGTGCGGGGTCTGATGTTTCTCTGATTCTTTGAACTCTATTGGCTACAAAAACGTGGAACCTTCTAGCTTCATTATTGATATAGCCCAAGACTACTTTTGAGTCTGTCCAAAAATATTCTTGGTCGATTTTGAGTTCTAGCTCTTCCCTTAACATACTGCTGACTGCTGAAGAAACTACTGCAGCTGATAACTCAAGCCTGGGTATTGTCACAACTTTAGTGGGTGCAACCCTTGCTTTCCCAATGACTAAAGAGCAGTGTACTTTGTCTTCACTCAGCAATCGTATGTATGAGCACTGACCATACCCTTGACTACTCGCATCGGAAAAATGATGAAGTTCAATTCTCTGGGTCGTTTCCATTTTTCCAGATGTGATGCATCTTGGAATCTGAAGACCCTGCAGATTCTTTAGATCATTTAGCCAGCTTTCCCATCGTGGCTTTAATTCTTCTGGCAGTGGTTCATCCCATTCAATGCCCTTTCGGCACATGTCCTGTAGTATTTTCTTTCCCAGGAGGAGGAAAGGAGCTAGAAAGCCCAGTGGGTCAAACACAGAAGCTATAGTTGAGAGAATTCCCCGCCTCGTTGCTGGTTTCTCAtccaaaataactttaaatgagAAGGTGTCACTATTTGCACTCCACTTCACTCCTAACACAGTTTGGACTGGAAGGTCATCATGCCTGAGATCCACGTCATGCATTTCAGTTGCTCGTTCATTGTCAGGTATTGACTCCAAAACTTCTCTGTTATTGGAGATGAATTTATGAAGATGCAGTCTTCCTTTGGCACACACAGTTTGTGCTTCTCTCACTAGGTTTATGGCAGTGTCCACATCTTCAACACTGACGAGGCCATCGTCAACATAGAAATTTTTCCTTATGAAGTTGGCTGCTGCAGGATAGTCTTTCTCATTTTGGTTTGCAAGATGCTTCATTCCATAATTTGCGCAGCCAGGTGAGGATGCCGCTCCAAATAGATGGACTTTCATACGATATTCCTTTGGCTCAGAATTCGTATCCCCGTTCTCCCACCACAAGAAACGTAAATAATCTCTGTCCTCCTGGCTTACATGGAACCTGTGGAACATCTTCTCCACATCACAGATGACTGCTATAGGGTATTTGCGAAACCTGCAGAGCACTCCAGTCAGTCCATTTGTAAGATCTGGTCCAACGAGCAGATGATCATTTAGTGCAGTGCCATCATACTTGGCTGAACAGTCGAACACTACCCTAATTTTGTTTGGCTTTTTAGGGTGGTAAACACCTTGGTGAGGGATATACCACACATTTCCTGTTTCAGATTGTTGTTCAGCTCTCTCAGCATCACCATCCTTGAAAACACCTCCCATGAATTTGACATAGTCTTCCTTGAACTTTGGATTTTTCTCAAGCTTCCCTTTTAACCGCTTCAGCCGTGCCAAAGCCAACCGCTTATTTTCTGGCAGGTGTGGGCGTGTCCTAAAGGGTAGGGGCATTTCCAAGTGACCATCCGCATTGtagtttgttttctcatttaataGTTGCATGAATTGTATGTCATCTTGTGACATGCTCCTTTCTCCAGGGTTGGTATCCTTGAAGTCTGATTCAAGAGCTCTGATGATGGTGGCTGGTGTCAATGGTGGAACTTCCTTGACGTGTACGCGATGGCACAGACCTATTACTTCTGTAGACTTTGCAACCTTTGGTGAGCTACCGACAATACTCCAACCTAAATCTGTCTTAATGGCATAGGGCTCATCTTCACCTCCTGTGATGACTTGTCGTGGTGCCAGTGCTCTTGAGCAGTCGTAACCTATCAACAGTCCGACTTTGCAATCCATCAGCTTTGGCATTTCCTGCACTATACTGTTTAGATGATTCCACCTTTTTGCAGTCTGAGAGGTAGGTATGTGGGAACGTTCAAGAGGAATGAAATCTCTGGTATAGGCGGGTGGCAAGTTGACAAGACTTTGAGAGAGAAGCCCTTTAACTCGAAGCCCATTGACTCTCTCACTCTGAATAATGGAATCTTTTCCCATCATTGTGGTAAGCTTTAACTTAACTGGCTCTAGACTCGCACCTATCTCTTCACATACTTCTTTGTCTACAAAGGTGTTGCTGCTTTGGGTATCCAGTAAGGCATACACCAGGATCTGTTTTTCTGGATTTGTAGATGAAGAAATCCACACAGGAACTATCATGGATGtactcccaccacaacctctGTCAACAGAGCAAGAAAGGGAAGAAGTTGTTTCTTCTGTTTCGATAGCATGAGAGGATGTGTCTGCTGCAGCAGAAGAGCGTTCTTCATGAAGTGGGGTTGGATGACGTTTCTTACAAATGCTACAAATTGCCTTGCTTCTACACTCTCTCGAATTATGTCCTCGTCTAAGACACCCAAAGCAGAGATTGTTATCAAATATAAGCCTTTTCTTCTCTTCCACTGGCTTATTGGCAAACGTCTGACATTTGTGGATGGAGTGGCTGTCTCCACAACACAGGCATGGAACTGGCTCTGAAAATGGCGATGtgacatttactttatttgattCCTTTGGTTGATTTTCACCGGCACTGTTCGACCTCATCACTGTACAGAACTTATCAGGTGCCTTTACATTTGTTATAAACGCGTTGGCCCTTTGGCGCTTTACGTCTCTGATGGGCCTTTCTTCTGTTGACTTCAAGGCATTAAAGGAAGTTACAGGGTTGCATGCCACTTCTGCCTCACGGGCCACAAATTCAGCAAACTCATTGAACTTAGGGTATTCCTCCGTTTCTCTTAAGTGCTTTGTGACATAACGGTTCCATTGAGAGGTTACCCAATCAGGGAGTTTTTGTACCATTCTCTGATTCTCTTCACAGTCATTTAACACCTGAAGTCCTTTGATGTGTGGTATAGCATTGTTGCAGGATATCAGGAAATCACTAAATTGTCTCAATTTAACTGACTCCCTAGAACTAATCTTGGGCCagttatttagtttttctctAAATGCCCGCTGTATTACAAAGGGATGACCATATCTAGAGTTCAATAGCTCCCATGCCTGTTCATAGGCTTTATCATCCTTTCGGAAAAAGCTTCCCTCCAGTACACATTTTGCTTCACCACTGATGTATTTCTTTAGATAGAATAACCTATCAACTGGATTTGTGCATCGTCTTTCAATCAAAGCTTTAAAACTTGAACTCCACTCTAAGAATGTAAGTGGATCGCCTGTAAAGACTGAGGGTTCGGGTGCTGGTAGTCTGGTAAGAACCATTGCGTCATGCAAGGCTTGTGCTAATGATCCATCATCGTTAGATTGATTTGGTTGCACTTTGTCAATGTTAATGAATGTCTGttcctttttcatttctttaggAGAATAAATGGGACTATTGGCCACTTCACTACCTGTGGTTCTACTTTCGTCACTAGAATCAGCTTCAGAGTATGCTTTAAGCTTTGCCGCTATTACTTGTAGATCTCTTTGGTTTTCCAGTCTCTTTAGCTCCTGTTTTTGTGCAGCTATAGCTTCT
This region includes:
- the LOC130433119 gene encoding uncharacterized protein LOC130433119: MSNNERLLQGEQMETSQTELETIQEVEKGSTSAPSKKEPRKSSRERKLTEKMLELKQQEISQKEIKWIKLYESWKDQAKDTRVKIKDECSEEDLSKMMDAVEGLETQVKEMYETIRSQTAPSTEIRRKMDSCTAVTADLMRLLKVRMCEVGLEEFDATGENARIHMVLDKEYANSIFGSTKSKHTVQSSHSKCSSENLSIAAKRAECAAQLAAKQAEIKMEEAIAAQKQELKRLENQRDLQVIAAKLKAYSEADSSDESRTTGSEVANSPIYSPKEMKKEQTFINIDKVQPNQSNDDGSLAQALHDAMVLTRLPAPEPSVFTGDPLTFLEWSSSFKALIERRCTNPVDRLFYLKKYISGEAKCVLEGSFFRKDDKAYEQAWELLNSRYGHPFVIQRAFREKLNNWPKISSRESVKLRQFSDFLISCNNAIPHIKGLQVLNDCEENQRMVQKLPDWVTSQWNRYVTKHLRETEEYPKFNEFAEFVAREAEVACNPVTSFNALKSTEERPIRDVKRQRANAFITNVKAPDKFCTVMRSNSAGENQPKESNKVNVTSPFSEPVPCLCCGDSHSIHKCQTFANKPVEEKKRLIFDNNLCFGCLRRGHNSRECRSKAICSICKKRHPTPLHEERSSAAADTSSHAIETEETTSSLSCSVDRGCGGSTSMIVPVWISSSTNPEKQILVYALLDTQSSNTFVDKEVCEEIGASLEPVKLKLTTMMGKDSIIQSERVNGLRVKGLLSQSLVNLPPAYTRDFIPLERSHIPTSQTAKRWNHLNSIVQEMPKLMDCKVGLLIGYDCSRALAPRQVITGGEDEPYAIKTDLGWSIVGSSPKVAKSTEVIGLCHRVHVKEVPPLTPATIIRALESDFKDTNPGERSMSQDDIQFMQLLNEKTNYNADGHLEMPLPFRTRPHLPENKRLALARLKRLKGKLEKNPKFKEDYVKFMGGVFKDGDAERAEQQSETGNVWYIPHQGVYHPKKPNKIRVVFDCSAKYDGTALNDHLLVGPDLTNGLTGVLCRFRKYPIAVICDVEKMFHRFHVSQEDRDYLRFLWWENGDTNSEPKEYRMKVHLFGAASSPGCANYGMKHLANQNEKDYPAAANFIRKNFYVDDGLVSVEDVDTAINLVREAQTVCAKGRLHLHKFISNNREVLESIPDNERATEMHDVDLRHDDLPVQTVLGVKWSANSDTFSFKVILDEKPATRRGILSTIASVFDPLGFLAPFLLLGKKILQDMCRKGIEWDEPLPEELKPRWESWLNDLKNLQGLQIPRCITSGKMETTQRIELHHFSDASSQGYGQCSYIRLLSEDKVHCSLVIGKARVAPTKVVTIPRLELSAAVVSSAVSSMLREELELKIDQEYFWTDSKVVLGYINNEARRFHVFVANRVQRIRETSDPAQWYYVDSDSNPADHASRGLSVSELISSNWFTGPKFLWEREIVTSESDPELLVGDPEVKVTQVLQTKLEKEEQFLDRFSRFSKWHTALKVVARIQQLAKGNKFPKPINVEDLKKAGVALIKLAQKDAFEKEMETLSHGKLPNNNQFFQLDPVLHDGVLRVGGRLTKASSPLDLKHPIILPKNGSVTRLILGHCHEKTQHQGRGQTLNELRANGYWIVGGSKVVANYIKQCVTCRRARRPTETQKMADLPANRVDPSPPFSYCGMDCFGPFHTKQGRKEYKRYGLIFTCLSSRAIHVEMLEDLTTDAFINALRSFIAIRGAVREIRSDQGTNFIGAKNELTKALNELDKERLTAYLAQKQCDFTFNVPDASHMGGIWERQIRTIRSVLNWVLSQSAGRLDDASLRTFLYEAMSIINCRPLTTDTINDPKSLEPLTPNHLLTMKASVPLPPPGKFEAEDLYSKKRWRRVQYLTEQFWGRWKREYLANIALRQRWHSAKRNVKIGDVVILQEDALPRNGWRLGRVLDVRTDEDGLVRKVTIQLGDRKASKEGKSKNNNFSILERPIHKLVVLVENN
- the LOC130433120 gene encoding CD276 antigen-like; amino-acid sequence: MCFHTCWMTWTAIFIFAHSPLLWSGGSSQEVLVKKVVAAPGSDAVLSCLFPVQPNIDFEMLVINWQHGDTVVHSFYRNSDQLEKQNEVYKGRTSLFQDQLQAGNASLMLTDIQPEHNGEYKCYVTCNIGPFDEQTVHLLVAAPYDEPEIAVQYLCENIIISLSSHGFPKPVVTWSAPLGYENTTLILDSRGRYRLQSNMTLNLNSTETVRVEMSLDVLSQKFSRSLTLHPHPACCKEQSPRCRIGFGIALLVLIPAVLMLLFQRKQ